The Rhinoderma darwinii isolate aRhiDar2 chromosome 9, aRhiDar2.hap1, whole genome shotgun sequence sequence ACGCTGCTGTTTCATTCAAAGTCTATTTGAATGACTGAAACAGCTGAGTGAAGCGCTcgcctgtttccgtcagtcccacagacatTGAATGAAGCGGTGGGCTCATGCTCAACTATCGCTACTTTAAAACGCCTCCTCACTGGGGGATGCGGTCAGGAGGAACAGGGGTTCATAACTCCTGTTTTGCGATCAGTGGTGTCCCATCGGTAGGATCCTTAGCGATCagatcacttatcctgtggataggtcataattgtcaattctggtacaaccccttttagCAGTGAAGCAGacagaatttgtttttatttgctCTTGCTGTGGGGCCACTTCTCCCGATGGTGACTTCCTATTTGGTTGGGCCCCTGATGGCAAAAATGTCGGGAGATAAGTGGCTGCTAAATGTGTCTCCGTTTTGTTTGTGAAAGACACATGCATGCTCAGCAAGGACAAGTGTGCATGTTTTTGGGGACGTCAGGGAAGACatctatcttaaagaggctctgtcaccagattttgcaacccctatctgctattgcagcagataggcgctgcaatgtagattacagtaacgtttttattttaaaaaaactagcatttttggccaagttatgaccatttttgtagttatgcaaatgaggcttgcaaaagtccaagtgggtgtgtttaaaagtaaaagtccaagtgggtgtgtattatgtgcgtacatcggggcgtttttaatactttcactagctgggcgctctgatgagaagtaacatcctcttctcttcagaacgcccagcttgtgacagtgcagatctgtgacgtcactcacaggtcctgcatcgtgacggccacatcggcaccagaggctacagttgattctgcagcagcaacagcgtttgcaggtaagtcgatcttacctgcaaacgctgatgctgctgcagaatcaactgtagcctctgctgccgatgtggccgtcacgatgcaggacctgtgagtgacgtcacagatctgcactgccagaagctgggcgttctgaagagaagaggatgttacttctcttcacagcgcccagctagtaaaagtattaaaaacgccccgatgtacacacctaatacacgcccacttggacttttacttttaaacacacccacttggacttttgcaagcctcatttgcataattacaaaaatggtcataacttggccaaaaatgctcgttttttaaaaataaaaacgttactgtaatctacattgcagcgcctatctgctgcaatagcagataggggttgcaaaatctggtgacagagcctctttaagtgcatgtCCAGACTACATCTATCCTAATTTCTGAGATGTAATGACCAATAAAGATCTGTATTATGTGAATTTCTCTTATAACATGTCTGTTTTTCATATAACGATAATGATCATGACCTAATTTTTCACATAATGTCTACAAAAATAGCCTTTACCTATCATTGTTTCCTTTTTatatgaatttttttaaatttctcaaAAATTCAGTTCATTAGCATCTGTGATTTTCCTGTCAATGGATTGTTCTAAGGGTCTTCCTTGGAGCCTTAGGTGCTCTATGAATCATTGCTGACGTCATTATTGATGTCAATAATGTTTTGTACAGAATGTCCTACATGTGTTCAGTTTATATAGTATGCAACAGTTATTGCACAGATAGAGCATTCTTGATTAGGTAAGACCAACAAAGCTAGGTAGGGCACAGGGGCACGCCAACCATTCTCCTTCCATGACCAGAGTTAGATTTTGCTTGCTTGAGCCTGAAGGCCTCCTATGTTCCACCCCATCCAGATCCACAACTTCATTGTATATGTTTCTCAGGGTTTCTTGGAGAGTAGAAAGTAATGTGACAACGGTCTACCATACAATTCTAATGAATGAAAAAAGGTGTGACATAAATCCTACACAGGAAAATTATCACCATTGTCTCCCCATGTCCACTGATAAATTATTTTCTTCACACAATTCAAATATCTAGATCTCAGACTCATTGCTTTCAAATATCTAGATCTCAGACTCATTGCTTTCAAATAATAAACTTATCACAGCATGTCCCGCTACGGGGACCCCTAGTGATCATCTTTAATCTGTAGGGACTTCTGTTAGGGATAGTTAATGGAGATTTTGGTTAGCGATAGTTATCAATTAGAATTAGAATAGAATAAATTGGCACAATAGGCTTTGGTTTATCACAAGATATCTTCATACCCCATAATTGTGTGCCTGAAGCAGCACAGCTACAGCAAATATTATTACATACAGTTGTTGTGGTAGTTTTTCCTGCTTTGATTGGTTCTTATGTTTTATTTCCCAATAAAATCAACAGAAAGGAAAGCCATAAAGCAAATTGtggacaattttattttatttttttaaaaataacccTAATTTTGTGTTCGCAGAcagcgtatttgttgcagatgttCGGTTCCAGATTTCATACCGACAATCGCCAACAATTTACAGTACGTTGCAAGTAAATAGGGTTTTTACAAAATCCACAGTGGAGTATAGGCTTGCTATGTTGCTGCATGTCCTATCTGCTGCAGAATTTTGAAGTAGATTTTACGCCTTTCTATACAAAAAGTCAAATCTGTTTAGGGATACATACGAATGACATCTCAATTTCCCAGTGTAGTTGCAGTGGCTAATCATCTAGTTATGAACTTTCACTTTAAGATCTATTAACAAATAGAAAGAAATAAAAGACTAAGACATCTCTAAGCCAAGAGATAGGAATTGGTGACATCATCCTAGAGGAAACCCAGGCCCATTCAATTGCTTTTTATAGCAGCTTAGATTTCCTCTTATAAGGACATGTGACTAGTGATCACACTGTCTATAATAGATCTCTTAGTTCTAGACACTGAAGTTATTATATATTACCTATAATATAACTGGTATGTGCAGAAGAAGAATCTAATATGTGATACGTTCAGTGTAACACTACTGCATTGGTATTCAGTTAGCAGAATGTATTTTTCATAAGAATGAAGGTTGTGTGTGTGATCAGTCTAAAGTTGAAAATAAATTTCCCACTTGTTCAAATCAAGAAGTAGGCCATAGAGATTATGAGTAATTATGATGACCAGAAGAATATAGTATCACACAAGAGTTTTAATATGTTGAATGTAATTCAATTTATAATCCTGCATGGTTATCCTGAAGAAGGCAAAAGCAAAACCCTCATGAGGTAGTTGACATTTCCTAATTTTAGCCACAGCATTCTCCCTTTCTGTACAAATCTTTGAAGTGGTATAGTATTAAATGCTTCTGAAAAATCTAGATATATAATATCCATAATCTTATCAAAATCCACTTTAGAACACATTGGAACGCATGGCCACTCtgaggcttaaaggggttatccggggaccaaaatttgcattgcaataatatatttatgtgaaatgaagtaacttactaatgtactttaatttaaaattctgtactaaatggtgcagttcaaaccttgtgaattgttcccggaagtcctggagcttttctaataatgataaagctccgacacggccccacgcgactgagggcttgctttatgtgttgttcgtgaacatgaccacgAGGGGCTGtctcattgcctattgcttgagtactgagcagagcatcagctagcgctttgctcgggactccagcactgctaccGACGTCCATAttcggtcaattcaggggtttcctattgccggggttcccgagcagagcatcagctgatgacaaggtttgaactgcactatttagtacagaattttaaattaaagtacaatagtaagttacttaggttcacataaatatattattgaaaaGCAATTTTTGTTCCCCGGATAACCCCCTTAACACTGTCCAGAATTAAGGATGTGTGATACAGTACCTTATGCTCTGTGTGTTTAGTTAGTGTAACTAACGAGAAATTATACCACAGTGACCATAAAATATAATATACGTCCCTACCTATTCCTATTATACTTGTTCCCACTGTTAGCAGAACATTATGTGCAAGCAGCCAATCAGTTGGCACTTGTTGGTAACTTCCTGTTCCTGTGCCAAATGGCACTGGAGGGGTCTACCACTGATACAAGTATGTTGCCCTTAAAAGTGGGATTGTGCCAGCAATCTGTAACTGTACTGCTGAATTATGGATCATTGGGAGGCATATGATCTTGGCTCAGGTAGAGAAATAGGAACAAAAAAAAGGAATGATCCAGCCCTTTGTGAAGAAATCTCAGGACTTTATTGTATAAACATAAAAAATCCACCCAGCACATAAAGACAAAGGACAGTacacttacgcgtttcaaacgccaactgcgttcttagtcatagccTTTGGTCCAGTCTAAGTCATATTCAAAGTATAATGTTTTTTTACTTAGAGCCCTTGCcctgactatatactgtatatattgatgACAGAATGAATATAAATACAGAATATTACAAAGGTGGAGAAGAAGTGTAGAGCCAAGTGTAGAGCCAAACATAAGACTTCCATTTACACCTAacttaggcctggtttacacgagtgtgtgcgttttgcgcacgcagaaaacgtggcgttttgcatgagcaaaaggcacttaacagctccgtgtgtcatcagcgtatgatgcgcggatgcgagattttcacgcagccgtcatcattatggcactccgtttggatgtttgtaaacagaaaagcacgtggtgcttttctgtttacattcagagtttgacagctgttgcgcgaatcacgctgttcgcacggaagtgcttccgtgtgaccgtgattttcacgcacccattgacttcaatgggtgtgtgatgcgcgaacagcgcacaaatataggacatgtcgtgagtttttttcagcggactcacgcatgcccccatagactgtctgcatgcccccatagacttacataggtcggtacgacacgcgtgagaagcacgcgcatcgcacggacgtatatcacgctcgtgtaaacgaggccttagtctgtgaaaatatTCTTTATATGATATGTACATTCTTAACATGGAAATCCTGCATGTTATGTGTATTCATTTTGTCATTGTCTTTCCTAGAAATATCCCATCCATACATCTTCTGGACCTTTTATTCCAACAATAAATGCAATAACTTCAAACCAAGACCTTAACTGGATGGTACAACAAAGTGTCAGACCGCTGTCCTTACCAAGCTACCATAATCCGCATCATGGTGTCATCAGAAGCATGGGGGGAGCGTTAAACATGGGACGAAGAAGACAAGGTGACCATGTACGTAGTGAAATCATTTATATAGAACTTTAGTAAATTaattctatattttatttttattatcataTTTACGGCACTTTTGTAACGCAAGATATAGTTGCGCTAAAATTTGCCATTTCTATCACCTCTTGTCACTTTTAAAAAGTTACAAGAGGTTAGCTGGAAGGTGGTGGGGCCACGAACACAGTGGCAGATTTATTACTAAGTATTCCAGAAATTTTTAATTCAGACAAATGGACAGTGTGAGATGCACAAAATTTATTAAGATGCGTGCGCTTCTTAGGCGAACATAGACTTTATGCATATTGCTCATGGGTATTTCAAGGGTTAAAAATTGTAGTTTATCTGAAGTCAAACTTTTTACACATGTCACGGAAACGTGACGGGCGACTCATAGACCTATGCCGTGAGTCAGAAGGAAAAGGAGCTGGGAAATGGGTGCCAAACCACAACTTGAAGCGGGATAAGCATTAATGGCTGACTCACTTGGTCACAAACACTGCCAATCCTTTTATTCATAAAGAAAGTAGACATCATTCATTCCAGGGTTCACTAATGCACCATGACCTGTGTACACAGTAAGCACACAGGATGCTcaggaaatgtgccatcttccaaCCGAAATGCCATTCTGAACTTTAGGATAACTGCAGTATAGCTGCTTGCCATATAGGATTATGGGATAGTAAATTTAGTGTTCTTATCATTAGTAGCATTAGTTTTATTTCTTACTTGTATTTCTTCTGCACAGATCTCACCAGAAGAAGAGGAAAGACGAAGAGTGCGTAGAGAGAGAAATAAGATTGCTGCTGCCAAATGCAGAAACCGACGCAAGGAGCTGACAGATTACCTACAGGCAGTAAGTACACAGAGAGGAGGTGGCTAAGgtgttaacgccgaaggacggatatatccgtcctctgcagctgctagttcgtgcaggaggacggatatatccgtcctgtgatcgcgcgggtacggcCAGTGCACCCACGCGATAAGCGGcacgagcacggctgttatacacagcctggctcctgacgCAACTGCCGGaagcgaagcgcgctccgattccggcagtttaaccaatTAAattccgctgtcaatagcgacagcgacatctaatgagtttgacagagggagctccctctgtcaccccatcggcgcccccgcaaagaaatcgtggggcgccgtcgggtttccatgacagcagcctaacaaaggcctccaggtctgccttcagaaaatgcctgttaggccatgccggaggcatgacctaatagattgcctgtcagttttccactgacaggcaataatgctttggtatactaagtataccaaagcattatatatgcgatcagcagatcgcaaagtgtagtcccctggtgggactaaaaaaaaaaatgtaaagcagttaaataaagtttgtgaaaaaaaaaatttttacagtcaaaatcaaagaaaaataatttttttgcccaaaaagtggttttatttagtaaaagtgtcaaaacaaataacacatacacatatgtggtatcgccgcgatcgtaacaacttgaacaataaaatcaacagattaattaaaccgccggatgaacggcgtccaaaaacaaaaaaacgcaaaaaaccacggcaaaattctctcttttctgccattccccccataaaaaaattaaataaaagttaatctataagtcctatgtaccccaaaatagtactaatgaaaactataccttggcccgcaaaaatcaagcccacatacggcccacattgacaaaaaaataaaaaacttacagctcttggaaagtaatttttttctaaaaggctttttattgtgcaaacgtaggaaaacataaaaaaactttacatatttgatatccccgtaatcgtgccgacccatagaataaagttaacatgttatttacgctgcatagtaaacggcataaatttataacgtgaaaatcaatactgaaatagctgcttattttcaattctcctaaattaaagttaataaaagttaatcgatatattataagcatctaaaaatggtacaaatacaaaatacaactcgtcccgcaaaaaacaagcccttatacggctattacgacggaattaaaaaaaagttacgactcttggaattcgaccgtgaaaaaacaaaaaataatccttggttattaacgcgcaaaatggcctggtcattaaggggttaatattattaataataagaaAGGTGGCGCATCAAAGTTTGTGCTACACTGGTGTGGCATTTGATTTGTTTTGTTTATGTGTCAAATAAGTAGACTATATATAAATGGCTGTGCCAGGTATGTGTGAATGGAATGTCCATGCACTCCTGTCATATCTGCTTGGACATTTAATGTTACTGCACTCTATTACACAGTTTGGTGTCCTATACCTTTGGTAGGTGTATGCAGTGGAATCGGGAACAACGTGCTGCTATGGGGGCCCATGGTGAGAGGCCCAGTACTAAGCTCCTTCCCTTGCTTCTCATCACACTGTTATAGTGtttgcctgcagccgccactcaCTGCATACATATTTTTACTGCCCCCATTTACTTTAATACTAGCTGTATGAATCCATATGCAATTAgcaccccctagtggcggctgcatgTAGTCAGAATTTTATTATGTTAGGCATGTAGtcagaattttatttattttattatgtaaaaTATGTAATTTTATTATATAAGTCTATGAAAGGAAGCAGGAGGTTTTGAGCTTTATGGAGCAGATTTACTACGACCGGCGCAGATTTATTTACTCCAGCGGAGCTATCTGCTCTGCTGGATTAAGATGCAGCAGATTTATTAGAAGGCGCCTGCCCCTTAATAAATCTGTCAGATCTTTTTCCCTGGCCATGACTGTGGCGGCGCGCCATAATTGTGGCGCAAGACCGCAGTGGTGCACCTCTACCTCCAATTGgacatacaataaaaaaatatataatcatcTCACCGcttctcttctcccctccagGTCCCTTCTGCAAGCTGCAGCTCATACAAGGTCTTGATGCCGAGCAGCGTCAGGGTCTTATATGCAATGCAGAACTCATCGTCattagtgctgcgtcacatacaacgcccTGACACTACTTAGCGTCAGTACGTTGTATGAGCCGCATCATGCTGAGGGGACCCGGAGTGGAGAAGAAGAGCAGTAAGGTGAGCATCattttatatttaattatttatttatttgtcctAAGGGAAGGGGGTTGTCCTACTTAGGGTGGCAAGGTGCGGGGCCCGGcacaggcctctaccttgctaagcCACACAGAGTGAAGTCCACAGAGTGAAATATTCACTATAACTCACGCCagctttctggtgtaaattataatacatttgtgGAACTCCTGTGGCCCTTTCCACATTTTCTATGCCAAAAAGCTAGCGTAGAAAGGTtgatgagccccccccccccttagggtatgttcacacgcagtgaccaaaaacgtctgaaaatacggagctgttttcaggcgaaaacagctcctgattttgagtcatttttgtagcaactcacgtttttcgcggcgtttttggagctgtttttcaatggagtcaatgaaaaacgcctccaaaaacatcccaagaagtgtcctgcacttcttttgatgagccgtcattttacgcgccgtattttgacagcgacgcgtgaaataaaggctcgtgggaacagaacatcgtaattcccattgaaagcaatgggtagatgtttgtaggcgtaatggagccgtttttcaggcataattcgaggcgtaaaatgccctaattacatctgaaaagagtgcgtgtaaacatacccataGTGTGAAAACCACAGATATGACCACTATAAAGAAATATTGTAGCACTATTTTGGACATTaactctaattaaaaaaaaataaaaaaatagtactcATTACCAGTTTTGTTTTTATAATCTCTTAGTAATTAGTAATCTCAGTCTTGAGCGTGACTGAGATTAGAGTGGATATAAAACCAAATAGGTGAAAAATTATGTAAGGATTTCAAATACAAGGTGTGACAATTAATTGTTAAAAATTAGTTACGATTAAAATGAATTTGAAATTTGAAAGACCATTTAAGCATTCAAACTCTGTCATTTTTTTCCTATGTTTTTAGGAGACAGACAAACTTGAAGAAGAGAAATCCTCTTTACAAAAAGAGATTACTGAACTGCAGAAGCAAAAAGACAAGCTGGAACTTATCCTTGATGCACACCAGCCTATCTGCAAGGTGCCCCGAAATCGCCAACCTGCCCAGCAGGCAGACTCTTATAAGATCCTCAAGGAAGGGTCGCATGAAGAATCTGCAAGAGGGCCCAAAGTAAACCTCCCCAGAATTGAGCTTAGCAGCACGATTCTTGAACCTGAAGCACTTCATACTCCTACATTGATGAAAACTCCATCCATCACACCCTTCACACCAACGTTAGTCTTCACTTATCCTGGAACCCAGGAGTCCTGTTCCACCGCCCACCGCAGGCTCAGTAGCGGCAGCAGTAGTGGTGGTGATCAGAGTCCCAGCTCCATCAATTCATCTACAATATTGACTCTTTAGTAAAATGTTTGATAGGAAGTTATGTACAGGCGTGTTACATTAGATCTAAATAGTTTTACAATTGACTTTTGCCAGTATGATGTTGGTCTTGTGTAGAATCTAACTCACATACTCAAAGTAACGCATGATATCATATCCTCTTAAAGGGGATTCCTATGTTTCCTTTACAGGATTTCTCAGATGCAAGACCTTCTTTTATATGGTCATAAGTGTATTCCGAAATAGGGCTTTATTAGACCACAGGGTCACAGATAAGGGCAGAGCCGACATTTAACTGCATGATCACTGTAATAACTTTATTAGAAAATGAGCGGCAGTGCCGAAATGAGTTTATGTTGTTGTGGGTCATGTGTAAAAGAAACCTCAGAGCTGGTCTACTCTGTGTTAAAGTATATTTTTCTATGGTTAATGCTTTGGGTAGCATATGTACATTTTGATAATGGTACATTTATAAAGCACCCTCAATAATAGTGTTGTTTTCATGTTTATGACTTATTGTGCACTTTTAACTCTTAAAATCGACATTTAATACTGTATGAAAtagataatatatttatatatgtatatattgacaCAAGTCAAGCAGAGACTTGTCCTAAAGAATGCCCCCAGAAACAAATTAAACATCTTTACAGGCACCATcaaggtgtttttattttttactctgaCCCACCTTTTGTTAAATCTGGGGAGTAATCAGAATACGTAGCTATTAAGTATTGCATACCTATCCCTGGGCTCTAGTGTGTTGTATTAAGGCGACTGCCCAGTGAAGTTTAATTATTGGGTTATGGCGATGGTAACCTCTGTGGCTTGGAAGTTTTCTGGTTCTCCATTCAGACTGCTAAAGGAAGAAAGGTGAAGATGGACCCtgcaaggagagaaaagtcttcctttATGCTTTATAGACATGCTTCAAGGAACAATTTTATCCCTACACTTCTGCTATAGTCAGACTTCACCTAAGCCACACACAAATTACAACTGTGCTCTATTACAAGACTCATTACATTGATAAACTTAAAGGAACGCTAAACCTAGAAAAATAATTCCCCCTGTCAGTTTTCAGGATTTTATGCATGAAACTGAAACATAAAGTCTCGTCTAAATCTTGCGGAGAACACAGGTTAATTTCCTCCCAAATCAATCCATTTTAGGTTTGCATATGCATGAGGGAGGTAGAGTCTTGACAAGGAATGGGGATTAACATTCCTGGTCTACTATTGCAAATAGAGCAGTGGAGGAAGGCTCCTGCTGCAGACAGTTGCTTTACAGACAGAGAAAGTTCTAAACTAATGTCTGTGAGAAGGGAATAACTGATCTCCTGGAACAcatatagaaaaa is a genomic window containing:
- the FOSL1 gene encoding fos-related antigen 1, coding for MRQRRFVSQCERDRARINFQTMFKDFSRTSPHQGLGCSRGSHSPSDPGTTQVFGTYAMGHSMRSTPPEDQQQKYPIHTSSGPFIPTINAITSNQDLNWMVQQSVRPLSLPSYHNPHHGVIRSMGGALNMGRRRQGDHISPEEEERRRVRRERNKIAAAKCRNRRKELTDYLQAETDKLEEEKSSLQKEITELQKQKDKLELILDAHQPICKVPRNRQPAQQADSYKILKEGSHEESARGPKVNLPRIELSSTILEPEALHTPTLMKTPSITPFTPTLVFTYPGTQESCSTAHRRLSSGSSSGGDQSPSSINSSTILTL